The Glandiceps talaboti chromosome 1, keGlaTala1.1, whole genome shotgun sequence genome has a segment encoding these proteins:
- the LOC144438128 gene encoding uncharacterized protein LOC144438128 has translation MGKNKTGRFGIHSANTIRRTRSVSRHLKVTHNGQFKIVKKVKHVESEIERERIIQDFADQLDDGGLEASMIEGEKTSLVEQNPIWASDLVYSMNKKKRWLLPDLLQRDLLFEHEDYGEIDYRVVVVERETSEYCFGSKRPDCLSVTDSKSEKPYKAPKRNKYAYANDLLNKDRPSKKTRKKKELKAEDEVIDTEPTLEEPELIYEVCYARPKDSFPLNKLPRNCELPNVCGDIERKSGGRKGNKSKMNWKLQDYQNVNDDMWIEDYLYEDEDGVDEECNEYLITAARQPLTLNLLDAVQQPHQITAQKDTRNANRGEHFNSLSSYRGKQFGKGDLILTGEEKENIVDAESFWYEMKTAEERRERWKEEKKQKQLNKRKRNTKAGSIDSGMTKTDKFDVSEHREGKVSIHCTVTDAKPENIVRNYGEKYMESKCRPWKFAINITGDLIDNFKDKGDNRSARLLQDDLNHSVCVLFESSNMDYNDFRVSLFGISDCMATTRHAAQEMTSHIPEGSVLTMEKLMECVTRIAKGIPSKGILRHNVSRSQLVRKPLVALETVDKMKKYDYSCQRTEDIFRQLRDSSLVKEKQSQCCSTGESMSQNELCGVCYCSLANMEGVSSTALSTCQHWFCNECWKMHVTSRVENGQLTITCPAYNCDSVVDAILLMAFLPTHLYIRYWNQVCNIEIAKNHQTRKFCPSAHCDRFVEVSRVVSSEDSSPVIACDCGNNWCWHCREGAHWPATCLQAAAYRRKRQERGLLDRGSTISEVMIKPCPQCKYPLQKNGGCQWMYCNCRFSFCWTCLRGYNDHSRGKCLYPHKGRESRVLPDPVVSSHTESNREMSLYSLALQHSNSNRRHRIMLVKQASQKLAKVTFWKKVDFKSDLDSCCSNSTPVSGLSNGDQHSETSQVNVRSLMEKLNFVGSQTEASYTESPMLQELLKTANKITAMYSQYNFVIEYLAILVCYTARRQRNTQMRQILDQMKFITGQMHEILFTEKSWTSKNTWERLISITDSGERCVQNLVRLIPSIHLKIQQLED, from the exons ATGGGGAAAAATAAGACTGGTCGTTTTGGCATCCACAGCGCTAACACTATCCGACGTACACGCAGTGTCAGTCGTCATTTGAAAGTCACCCATAATGGTCAGTTTAAAATCGTCAAAAAAGTGAAACATGTAGAAAGTGAAATTGAAAGAGAGAGAATTATACAAGATTTTGCTGATCAGCTCGATGATGGTGGTTTAGAAGCATCAATGATTGAAG GTGAGAAGACATCACTTGTTGAACAGAATCCCATCTGGGCATCTGACCTTGTGTACAGTATGAACAAGAAGAAAAGATGGCTTCTACCTGACCTCTTACAGCGCGATTTACTGTTTGAACATGAAGACTATGGTGAGATTGATTACAGAGTCGTGGTTGTGGAACGAGAGACGTCAGAATATTGCTTTGGCAGTAAAAGACCTGACTGTCTGTCAGTCACAGACAGTAAAAGTGAAAAACCATACAAAGCACCCAAGAGGAACAAGTACGCATACGCCAATGACCTCTTAAACAAAGACAGGCCTTCAAAAAAGACAAGAAAGAAGAAAGAGTTGAAAGCTGAGGATGAAGTGATTGATACTGAACCCACACTGGAAGAACCTGAGTTGATTTATGAAGTGTGTTATGCAAGACCCAAAGATAGCTTTCCTCTCAATAAGCTACCAAGAAATTGTGAACTTCCCAATGTATGTGGGG ATATTGAAAGGAAATCTGGAGGTAGGAAGGGCAACAAGTCTAAAATGAATtggaaattgcaagactatcaGAACGTAAATGATGACATGTGGATTGAAGATTACCTGTATGAAGATGAGGATGGAGTGGATGAAGAATGTAATGAGTATCTCATCACTGCTGCTAGGCAACCATTAACTTTAAACCTGTTAGATGCAGTTCAACAACCCCATCAGATTACAGCACAAAAAGATACACGTAATGCTAACAGAGGTGAACATTTTAATAGTCTCTCATCTTATCGAGGAAAACAGTTTGGAAAAGGAGATTTGATACTAACTGGGGAAGAGAAAGAAAACATTGTGGATGCAGAGAGTTTCTGGTATGAAATGAAAACAGCAGAAGAAAGAAGAGAAAGATGGAAAGAAGAGAAAAAGCAGAAGCAGCTTAACAAAAGAAAGAGAAACACCAAAGCTGGATCTATTGATAGTGGGATGACAAAGACTGATAAATTTGATGTTTCCGAACACAGAGAAGGAAAGGTATCAATTCATTGCACTGTAACAGATGCAAAGCCTGAAAACATTGTTAGAAATTATGGAGAGAAGTATATGGAGAGCAAATGTAGACCATGgaaatttgccatcaatataacAGGAGATCTGATCGATAACTTCAAAGACAAGGGAGATAATAGAAGTGCAAGGTTACTACAAGATGACCTCAATCACTCAGTTTGTGTCTTGTTTGAATCAAGTAACATGGATTACAATGATTTCAG AGTATCTCTATTTGGGATTAGTGACTGTATGGCCACGACAAGACATGCTGCGCAAGAGATGACATCTCACATACCAGAAGGATCAGTTTTGACAATGGAGAAACTCATGGAGTGTGTAACAAGAATAGCTAAGGGGATTCCAAGCAAGGG GATTCTTCGACACAACGTTTCAAGAAGTCAGTTAGTGAGAAAACCTTTGGTTGCCTTGGAAACTGTTGATAAGATGAAAAAATATGATTACTCATGTCAGAGAACTGAGGATATTTTCAGACAACTCAGAGATTCGTCATTAGTG AAGGAGAAGCAGTCTCAATGCTGTTCCACAGGTGAATCCATGTCTCAAAATGAGCTATGTGGTGTGTGTTATTGTTCATTGGCAAACATGGAGGGAGTGTCATCCACAGCATTGTCAACTTGTCAGCATTGGTTTTGTAATGAATGTTGGAAAATGCATGTCACTTCCAGGGTTGAAAACGGTCAACTTACTATCACCTGTCCT GCATACAACTGTGACAGTGTAGTTGATGCAATTCTTCTCATGGCTTTCTTACCAACCCATCTGTATATACGTTACTGGAACCAGGTGTGCAACATTGAGATTGCTAAGAACCATCAAACCAGAAAGTTTTGTCCATCTGCCCattgtgacaggtttgttgaagTATCCAGAGTTGTTTCAAGTGAAGACTCGTCACCAGTGATTGCCTGTGATTGTGGAAATAACTGGTGTTGGCATTGTAGGGAAGGAGCTCATTGGCCAGCTACTTGTCTGCAAGCTGCTGCCTATCGGAGGAAGAGGCAAGAAAGAG GTCTCCTGGATAGGGGCAGTACAATATCTGAAGTTATGATAAAACCATGCCCACAGTGTAAGTACCCCCTACAAAAGAATGGTGGCTGCCAGTGGATGTATTGTAATTGTCGATTCAGCTTCTGTTGGACATGTTTGAGGGGCTATAATGATCACTCTCGTGGAAAGTGTTTGTATCCACATAAAGGCAGAGAAAGCAGG GTACTACCTGATCCTGTAGTGTCAAGTCACACTGAAAGTAATCGTGAAATGAGCCTGTACTCCCTAGCTTTACAGCATAGCAATTCAAATAGACGACATCGTATAATGCTTGTCAAACAAGCATCACAAAAACTTGCCAAAGTCACG TTTTGGAAGAAAGTGGATTTCAAGTCAGATTTGGATTCATGTTGTAGCAATAGTACACCAGTCAGTGGTTTAAGTAATGGTGATCAACATAGTGAAACATCACAGGTCAATGTTAGGTCACTGATGGAAAAGCTCAACTTTGTAGGCAGTCAAACTGAAGCAAGTTATACAGAAAGTCCAATGCTTCAAGAACTTCTCAAAACAGCAAATAAGATCACTGCAATGTACTCACAG TATAACTTTGTCATAGAATATTTAGCCATTTTGGTTTGTTACACCGCAAGGAGACAGAGAAACACTCAAATGAGGCAGATCCTAGATCAGATGAAATTCATTACAGGACAAATGCATGAG ATATTGTTCACCGAGAAAAGTTGGACATCAAAGAATACTTGGGAGAGACTTATATCCATCACAGACAGTGGTGAAAGATGTGTGCAAAACCTCGTCAGATTAATTCCCAGCATTCATCTGAAAATTCAACAGTTGGAAGATTAA